One window from the genome of Pararhizobium gei encodes:
- a CDS encoding nitrate reductase — MPTETKTTCPYCGVGCGVIAKIDDNGSVSVRGDPDHPANFGRLCSKGSALAETIDLDGRVLYPKIAGERADWDEALDLVAARFSQAIAEHGPDSVAFYVSGQCLTEDYYVANKLMKGFIGSANIDTNSRLCMASSVAGHRRAFGSDTVPGTYEDLDQADLIVLVGSNLAWCHPVLNQRIHAARQSRPNLKIVTIDPRRSVSADTADMHLMIRSDGDVALFNGLLAHLSTSPAFNRAYVAAHTTGFQGALAAAQGLTVLDVVQETGLTVGELLAFYRLFETSERVVTCYSQGVNQSSTGTDKVNAIINCHLATGRIGRPGMGPFSLTGQPNAMGGREVGGLANMLAAHMDIEDEAARDRVGRFWRAPAMAAKPGLKAVDMFEAVADGRIKALWIMATNPVVSMPDADRVRKAIRDCPFVVVSDIEENTDTAALAHVLLPATGWGEKDGTVTNSERRISRQRAFLPAPGEAMPDWWQMAEVARRMGFSEAFRYDRPAEIFAEHAALSGFENNGDRDFDIGAKADIGPDAFDAMPPFQWPHQRGTLEGTTRFFAEGGFYTPDRKARFIAVRPQRDDRTSIEAPFLLNTGRIRDQWHTMTRTGKSARLSSHLAEPFVEINPDDASDLGIAKAGLVTLDNAFGSVTLRALITERQPKGSVFAPMHWSGQNAANARVDALMAPRIDPISGQPALKNVGVRMGPAKMISHGFAVAAVRPERLDAAYWAAAKTENGWRVEFGFDTSIGDIEAWCRHTFSLPDRSDHLAYTDNQSRQQRHGFFEGDRLLLAFYVAPEPVSVSRDWAVGQLGLSLATPAARLAILASRPGAGQLDPGATVCSCFGIGVNQIAAAVTAGDCTVEAVGIRTNAGTNCGSCRTEIRGIIDAFHQQAAE, encoded by the coding sequence ATGCCCACTGAAACAAAAACCACTTGCCCCTATTGCGGCGTCGGCTGCGGCGTCATCGCGAAAATCGATGACAACGGCTCGGTCAGTGTCAGGGGCGATCCGGATCATCCGGCGAATTTCGGCCGGCTCTGCTCCAAGGGTTCGGCGCTGGCCGAAACCATCGACCTCGACGGACGTGTGCTTTATCCAAAGATCGCCGGTGAACGTGCGGACTGGGACGAGGCGCTGGACCTTGTCGCCGCACGCTTCTCGCAGGCTATTGCCGAGCACGGCCCGGACTCGGTCGCCTTCTACGTCTCCGGCCAGTGCCTGACGGAAGACTATTACGTCGCCAACAAGCTGATGAAGGGGTTTATCGGCTCCGCCAATATCGATACCAATTCGCGGCTCTGCATGGCATCCTCGGTCGCCGGCCACCGCCGTGCTTTCGGGTCCGACACGGTACCCGGCACTTACGAAGATCTGGACCAGGCCGACCTGATTGTCCTTGTCGGCTCCAACCTTGCCTGGTGCCACCCGGTGCTCAACCAGCGGATCCATGCGGCAAGGCAAAGCCGGCCGAACCTTAAGATTGTCACGATCGATCCTCGCCGTTCCGTGAGCGCCGATACCGCCGACATGCATCTGATGATTAGAAGCGACGGCGACGTCGCGTTGTTTAACGGCCTGCTTGCCCATCTCTCGACATCCCCGGCATTCAACCGGGCTTATGTCGCGGCACATACGACGGGATTTCAAGGCGCGCTCGCCGCCGCGCAAGGCTTGACGGTTCTCGACGTTGTCCAGGAGACGGGCCTGACTGTCGGCGAGTTGCTCGCCTTTTACCGATTGTTCGAGACCTCCGAACGGGTCGTGACCTGCTACAGTCAGGGCGTCAACCAATCCTCGACCGGAACCGACAAGGTCAACGCGATCATCAACTGCCATCTCGCGACCGGCCGCATCGGCAGGCCCGGTATGGGACCATTCTCGCTCACCGGCCAGCCGAACGCCATGGGCGGACGCGAGGTCGGCGGGCTCGCAAACATGCTCGCAGCCCATATGGACATCGAGGACGAAGCGGCGCGCGACCGCGTCGGGCGTTTCTGGCGAGCGCCTGCGATGGCGGCAAAGCCGGGCCTGAAGGCCGTCGATATGTTCGAGGCCGTTGCAGATGGCCGGATCAAGGCGCTTTGGATCATGGCGACCAATCCGGTCGTCTCCATGCCGGATGCCGACCGCGTGCGAAAGGCCATCCGGGACTGTCCCTTTGTCGTGGTCTCGGACATTGAGGAAAATACAGACACCGCCGCCCTCGCACATGTGCTGCTGCCGGCGACCGGTTGGGGCGAGAAGGACGGCACCGTCACCAATTCCGAGCGCCGCATATCCCGCCAGCGTGCCTTCCTGCCCGCGCCGGGCGAAGCCATGCCCGACTGGTGGCAGATGGCAGAGGTCGCCCGGCGGATGGGCTTTTCTGAAGCGTTCCGTTACGACCGGCCCGCCGAGATCTTTGCCGAACACGCAGCCCTTTCGGGCTTCGAGAATAACGGCGACCGTGACTTCGACATCGGCGCCAAAGCCGATATCGGCCCGGATGCCTTCGATGCGATGCCCCCTTTTCAATGGCCACATCAAAGAGGAACCTTGGAAGGCACGACACGCTTCTTTGCCGAGGGTGGTTTTTATACACCCGATCGCAAGGCCCGCTTCATCGCGGTCAGACCGCAACGCGATGACCGCACCAGCATTGAGGCGCCCTTCCTTCTCAACACCGGCCGCATCCGCGACCAGTGGCACACGATGACGCGCACCGGCAAGAGCGCCCGCCTCTCCTCGCATCTCGCCGAACCCTTCGTCGAGATCAACCCGGACGATGCTTCGGACCTCGGCATCGCCAAGGCCGGGCTTGTAACGCTCGACAATGCCTTCGGCTCCGTCACCTTGCGCGCCCTTATCACCGAGCGCCAGCCGAAAGGCAGCGTCTTTGCGCCCATGCACTGGAGCGGTCAGAATGCGGCCAACGCACGCGTAGACGCGCTGATGGCGCCGCGCATCGACCCGATCTCCGGCCAGCCAGCCCTCAAGAATGTCGGCGTCAGGATGGGGCCGGCAAAGATGATCTCCCACGGCTTTGCGGTTGCCGCAGTGCGTCCGGAGCGGCTCGATGCGGCCTATTGGGCGGCCGCCAAGACGGAAAATGGATGGCGGGTGGAATTCGGCTTCGATACATCGATCGGCGATATTGAGGCCTGGTGCCGCCACACGTTCAGCCTGCCCGATCGAAGCGACCATCTTGCCTATACCGACAACCAGAGCCGACAGCAGCGCCACGGATTTTTCGAGGGGGACCGGCTGCTGCTTGCCTTCTATGTCGCGCCGGAACCGGTTTCCGTCTCTCGCGACTGGGCTGTCGGACAGCTCGGCCTATCGCTTGCAACGCCGGCGGCCCGCCTTGCCATTCTCGCCAGTCGCCCAGGCGCCGGACAACTCGACCCCGGTGCCACCGTCTGCTCCTGCTTCGGCATCGGTGTCAACCAGATCGCTGCTGCCGTCACCGCCGGTGACTGCACCGTCGAAGCTGTCGGCATCCGCACCAACGCTGGAACCAATTGCGGATCATGCCGAACCGAAATCAGGGGGATCATCGATGCGTTTCATCAACAAGCTGCGGAATAA
- the nirD gene encoding nitrite reductase small subunit NirD — protein sequence MDMNWIAIGDINDIPLRGARCVKTPQGKIAVFRTAENEVFAIEDHCPHKGGPLSQGIVHGASVTCPLHNWVISLETGKALGADQGEVRTIPVRNEDGMLSIALESLMMAAE from the coding sequence ATGGACATGAACTGGATCGCGATCGGCGACATAAACGATATCCCGCTACGCGGCGCGCGTTGCGTCAAGACCCCGCAGGGCAAGATCGCCGTGTTCCGGACCGCGGAGAACGAAGTGTTCGCCATAGAGGATCATTGCCCGCACAAAGGTGGCCCCCTGAGTCAGGGCATCGTGCACGGCGCTTCGGTCACCTGCCCGTTGCACAACTGGGTGATCTCCCTGGAAACCGGCAAGGCGCTCGGAGCCGACCAGGGCGAAGTGCGGACGATCCCGGTGCGCAATGAAGACGGCATGCTGTCGATTGCGCTTGAAAGCCTGATGATGGCGGCGGAATAG
- the nirB gene encoding nitrite reductase large subunit NirB has protein sequence MVDKLVIIGNGMAPGRMLEHLLEQAPGRYDVTIFNAEPRVNYDRIMLSPVLSGEKTYEQIVIHGDGWYVEHGITLYKGHKIVAIDRTAKTVTSDHGVTESYDKLVIATGSVPFIIPVPGKDLPGVITYRDLDDVQAMLLAAQSREKAIVIGGGLLGLEAAAGLASRGMDVTVLHVMPTLMERQLDPAAGYLLQKAVEERGIKVICKANTKAIIGDGRVEGIELDNGTIIPATLVVMAVGIRPNAGLAKDAGLAVNRGIVVDAGMQTSDGDILALGECAEVGGMVYGLVAPLYEMARIAASHLAGDRTPAFVHSDTPTKLKVTGINLFSLGDFAEGEDREEIVLRDATAGVYKRLVLKDNRIIGTVLYGETADGAWFNDLKKKATDISEMRETLIFGQAYQGGSPLDPMAAVAALPDDAEICGCNGVCKGKITGAITAKGLTSLDDVRAHTKASASCGSCTGLVEQLMTITLGDAYNPAAVQPMCKCTELGHDDVRRLIKAKGLKTIPAVMQELEWKTSCGCAKCRPALNYYLVCDWPDEYADDYQSRFINERVHANIQKDGTYSVVPRMWGGVTNAAELRAIADVVDKFEIPMVKVTGGQRIDLLGIEKEDLPAVWADLGKAGFVSGQAYAKGLRTVKTCVGSDWCRFGTQDSTGLGIRLEKFMWGSWTPAKLKLGVSGCPRNCAEATCKDIGVICVDSGFEIHFAGAAGLDIKGTEVLGLVKTEDEALEYIVALAQMYREQGRYLERIYKWAKRIGLDEIRHQIMDNAEKRRTYYERFVFSQKFAQVDPWSERVSGKDKHEFKPMATVGYPEAAE, from the coding sequence ATGGTGGATAAGCTTGTCATTATCGGCAACGGCATGGCGCCCGGCCGTATGCTTGAACATTTGCTCGAACAGGCCCCGGGCCGCTACGACGTCACGATCTTCAATGCCGAGCCACGCGTCAACTACGACCGCATCATGCTGTCGCCTGTCCTATCCGGCGAGAAGACCTACGAGCAGATCGTCATCCATGGTGACGGCTGGTATGTCGAGCATGGCATCACGCTCTACAAGGGCCACAAGATCGTCGCCATCGACCGCACGGCCAAGACCGTTACCTCGGATCATGGCGTAACCGAGAGTTACGACAAGCTGGTCATCGCCACAGGTTCGGTGCCCTTCATCATTCCGGTGCCCGGCAAGGATCTGCCCGGCGTCATCACCTATCGCGACCTTGATGACGTGCAGGCCATGCTGCTCGCCGCCCAGTCGCGCGAAAAAGCCATCGTCATCGGCGGCGGCCTGCTCGGGCTGGAAGCCGCGGCCGGTCTTGCCTCCCGCGGCATGGACGTGACCGTGCTGCATGTCATGCCGACGCTGATGGAGCGCCAGCTCGATCCGGCCGCCGGCTATCTGCTGCAGAAAGCCGTCGAGGAGCGCGGCATTAAGGTCATCTGCAAGGCCAACACGAAAGCCATCATCGGCGATGGCAGGGTCGAGGGCATCGAGCTCGACAACGGCACGATTATCCCGGCGACATTGGTCGTCATGGCGGTCGGCATCCGGCCGAACGCCGGTCTTGCCAAAGACGCGGGGCTCGCAGTCAATCGCGGCATTGTCGTCGATGCCGGCATGCAGACCTCCGACGGCGATATTCTGGCGCTCGGCGAATGCGCGGAGGTTGGCGGCATGGTCTACGGCCTCGTAGCGCCGCTCTATGAAATGGCCCGGATCGCCGCATCCCATCTGGCCGGCGACCGCACGCCCGCCTTCGTCCACTCGGATACACCGACCAAGCTCAAGGTCACCGGCATCAATCTTTTCTCGCTCGGCGATTTTGCCGAAGGGGAAGACCGTGAGGAGATCGTCCTGCGCGATGCCACCGCCGGTGTCTACAAACGGCTGGTGCTGAAGGACAACCGCATCATCGGCACCGTGCTTTACGGCGAAACCGCCGACGGCGCCTGGTTCAACGACCTGAAGAAGAAAGCCACCGATATCTCGGAAATGCGCGAGACGCTCATTTTCGGACAGGCCTACCAGGGAGGGTCCCCGCTGGACCCTATGGCGGCCGTTGCAGCCTTGCCGGATGATGCGGAAATCTGCGGCTGCAACGGCGTCTGCAAGGGCAAGATCACGGGCGCGATCACGGCCAAGGGCCTGACCTCGCTCGACGACGTGCGCGCCCATACCAAGGCATCCGCATCCTGCGGTTCTTGCACCGGTCTGGTCGAGCAGTTGATGACCATCACGCTTGGGGATGCCTATAATCCGGCAGCCGTGCAGCCGATGTGCAAATGCACCGAGCTTGGCCATGACGACGTGCGCCGCCTGATCAAGGCTAAGGGGCTGAAGACCATCCCCGCGGTCATGCAGGAGCTGGAGTGGAAGACGTCCTGCGGCTGCGCCAAATGTCGGCCGGCACTCAACTATTACCTGGTCTGCGATTGGCCGGACGAATATGCCGACGACTACCAGTCTCGCTTCATCAACGAGCGGGTGCATGCCAATATCCAGAAGGACGGCACCTATTCCGTCGTTCCCAGAATGTGGGGCGGCGTTACCAATGCGGCGGAGCTGCGCGCAATTGCCGACGTCGTCGATAAGTTCGAGATCCCGATGGTCAAGGTTACCGGCGGCCAGCGCATCGACCTGCTCGGCATCGAAAAGGAAGACTTGCCCGCCGTCTGGGCCGATCTGGGCAAGGCCGGGTTCGTTTCGGGACAGGCCTACGCCAAAGGCCTGCGCACGGTGAAGACCTGTGTCGGCTCGGACTGGTGCCGTTTCGGGACGCAGGATTCGACCGGGCTCGGCATCCGGCTGGAAAAATTCATGTGGGGCTCCTGGACGCCGGCCAAGCTGAAGCTGGGGGTATCCGGCTGTCCGCGAAACTGCGCGGAAGCCACCTGCAAGGATATCGGCGTCATCTGCGTCGATAGCGGATTTGAAATCCACTTTGCGGGCGCCGCGGGTCTCGACATCAAGGGCACAGAGGTACTCGGCCTCGTAAAGACCGAAGACGAGGCGCTCGAATACATCGTAGCACTCGCACAGATGTACCGCGAGCAGGGCCGCTATCTCGAACGCATCTACAAATGGGCGAAACGCATCGGGCTGGACGAAATCCGCCACCAGATCATGGACAACGCGGAAAAGCGGAGGACCTACTACGAGCGCTTCGTCTTTTCCCAGAAATTCGCCCAGGTCGATCCCTGGTCGGAGCGCGTCTCCGGCAAGGACAAGCATGAGTTCAAGCCGATGGCGACGGTTGGTTATCCGGAGGCGGCGGAGTAA
- a CDS encoding META domain-containing protein, whose protein sequence is MLKIALFLACGCVVIGPGAIQTTTARDVPAALGGIWLAEDIAHGGVIDFLETTLEINDDGTYSGFAGCNSFTGTFDVGRKTIAFAPPEATTRTCVPAVMDQEVKFLSALKEVRAWHIDGAKLVLEGPQAKTSVRLASHARSS, encoded by the coding sequence ATGTTGAAAATTGCGCTGTTTCTTGCCTGCGGCTGCGTCGTCATCGGGCCAGGTGCGATTCAGACGACCACTGCACGGGACGTCCCTGCTGCACTCGGCGGCATCTGGCTTGCGGAAGATATTGCCCATGGCGGCGTCATCGATTTTCTGGAGACCACGCTGGAAATCAATGATGACGGCACCTATTCAGGTTTTGCCGGTTGCAACAGCTTTACCGGTACCTTCGACGTGGGGAGAAAGACGATAGCCTTCGCCCCGCCGGAGGCGACAACAAGAACCTGTGTTCCGGCCGTCATGGATCAGGAAGTAAAGTTTCTCAGTGCTCTCAAAGAAGTGCGCGCATGGCATATCGACGGCGCCAAGCTGGTGCTCGAAGGCCCACAGGCCAAAACCAGCGTGCGTCTTGCTAGTCATGCCCGCTCGTCATGA